A single Filimonas effusa DNA region contains:
- a CDS encoding universal stress protein → MQSILVLTDFSDAAFQAVEYAAALSRNINSKRIVLLNAFSVAPFMTNEAISPDTMEQLRQEAIDTMDTWQESVKRFVNPGTEVNILVKDFDLSAGIDHICESEHIDLVVMGITNREGVQRLLVGSNAIRVMANTSYPLLIVPREAAIQLPRKIILATDLSDVAAKIQTAELPALLKSLEAKLLVVNVAEKEENYKPEWRDEITALHNLLAEFDPQFHYVTAKDTVEGILQFATGQNADLVITIHEKQGLIARLFNSSTSKSLAWETTLPLLVIPV, encoded by the coding sequence ATGCAATCTATCCTGGTCCTTACCGACTTCTCCGACGCCGCCTTTCAGGCCGTTGAATATGCTGCCGCCCTTTCCCGCAATATCAACAGCAAACGTATCGTCCTGTTGAACGCCTTTTCCGTAGCGCCTTTCATGACTAACGAAGCTATTTCTCCCGATACCATGGAACAACTGAGGCAGGAAGCAATAGACACCATGGATACCTGGCAGGAATCTGTGAAACGCTTCGTTAACCCCGGAACAGAAGTGAACATCCTCGTCAAGGACTTCGACCTCTCCGCAGGTATCGATCATATCTGCGAATCTGAACACATCGACCTCGTCGTAATGGGCATCACCAATAGGGAAGGAGTACAACGCCTGCTCGTTGGCAGTAACGCTATAAGGGTAATGGCTAACACCAGCTACCCGCTGCTCATCGTGCCCAGGGAAGCTGCCATCCAGCTGCCACGAAAAATTATACTGGCTACCGATCTTAGCGACGTAGCCGCTAAAATTCAGACCGCAGAATTACCTGCGCTGCTCAAATCTCTCGAAGCAAAACTCCTCGTAGTAAATGTGGCTGAAAAAGAAGAAAACTATAAACCCGAATGGCGCGATGAAATAACAGCCCTTCACAACCTGCTCGCCGAATTCGATCCGCAATTTCACTACGTCACGGCAAAAGATACGGTAGAAGGCATCCTGCAGTTCGCTACCGGTCAAAATGCCGATCTCGTGATTACCATCCACGAAAAACAGGGACTTATCGCAAGGCTCTTTAACAGCAGCACTTCTAAATCTCTGGCCTGGGAAACAACCCTGCCACTGCTCGTGATCCCTGTCTGA